From one Salmo salar chromosome ssa09, Ssal_v3.1, whole genome shotgun sequence genomic stretch:
- the LOC106611648 gene encoding probable carboxypeptidase X1 isoform X2 has protein sequence MWSGGRLNCQYSPGMSEGTVMAQALYFTFVLSCLICGSHGLVSSGNGTTTVRSVDYIKTTTVTPTEKRDSTTKPNTTQSNKSANAPAVKLTSTTTSKVLATTTRPPRTTTTANYSFNTEDLNEGIDKKVEKRVWNKEPEDEPLELECPPLGLESLRVKDTQLRASSYKRRGLGPHRGRLNIQSGIEDGDIYDGAWCAQYEDKKQWLEVDARRPTRFTGVILQGRSSIWSWDFILTYKVQFSNDTLVWQPAMNGTKEAVFEGNQDTETPALALFNESATVARYIRINPQSWYENGTICLRAEVLGCTLPDPNNIYAWQQTEQGTQDKLDFRHHNYKEMRKLMKSVTEACPDITHIYSIGKSHMGLKMYVMEISDHPGKHELGEPEFRYVAGMHGNEALGRELLLNLMQYICQEYKLGNQRIVRLVKETRIHLLPSMNPDGYEMAFKKGSELAGWALGRYSYQGIDMNHNFADLNKVMWDAVEFDFQNNDKSKLINHYIPIPEYYTSEDAFVALETRAVINWMQNIPFVLSANLHGGELVVTYPFDRTEDWAPRDDTPTPDNSFFRWLATVYASTNQVMSNPDRRPCHNENFQRYNNIINGANWHTVQGSMNDFSYLHTNCFDVTVELSCDKFPHASELPIEWENNKESLLIYMEQVHRGLKGVIRDKDTEAGIADAIIKVDDIDHHIRSVVDGDYWRLLNPGEYEVTVSAEGYNPSTRMCRVMYEHYPTICDFRLTKTPKQRLKEILAKGGKLPKDLQLRLRQLRLRKLRASTKAINSRRAAASRKARGS, from the exons ATGTGGAGTGGGGGACGTTTAAATTGTCAATATTCACCCGGAATGTCTGAAGGGACAGTTATGGCACAAGCCCTGTACTTTACCTTTGTTTTGTCGTGTTTGATATGTGGATCACATGGTCTCGTTTCATCTGGCAATGGCACAACTACAGTGAGGTCTGTGGATTATATTAAAACTACAACTGTTACTCCGACTGAGAAACGAGATTCTACAACTAAACCAAATACAACCCAGAGCAATAAAAGCGCCAACGCACCAGCGGTAAAGTTGACATCTACAACGACTTCAAAGGTACTGGCAACGACTACTAGACCACCGAGAACGACCACCACCGCTAACTATAGTTTCAACACAGAAGACTTAAATGAGGGTATCGACAAGAAAGTGGAAAAAAGAGTATGGAACAAAGAACCTGAGGATGAACCACTCGAATTAG AGTGCCCTCCGCTGGGGCTGGAGTCTCTGAGGGTGAAGGACACACAGCTGCGGGCCTCGTCCTACAAGCGCCGGGGACTTGGACCTCACCGCGGTCGACTCAACATCCAG TCGGGTATTGAGGACGGGGACATCTATGATGGGGCGTGGTGCGCCCAGTATGAGGATAAGAAACAGTGGCTGGAGGTGGATGCCCGGCGACCCACGCGCTTCACCGGGGTCATCCTGCAGGGACGCAGCTCAATCTGGAG TTGGGACTTCATACTCACCTACAAGGTCCAGTTCAGTAATGATACCCTGGTCTGGCAGCCAGCTATGAATGGGACTAAAGAGGCA GTATTTGAGGGGAACCAGGATACTGAAACTCCAGCGTTGGCCCTATTTAACGAGTCGGCAACAGTGGCGCGCTACATCCGCATCAATCCACAGAGCTGGTACGAGAACGGAACTATCTGTCTGAGAGCTGAGGTTCTGGGCTGTACCCTGCCAG ATCCCAACAACATCTACGCTTGGCAGCAGACGGAGCAAGGCACCCAAGACAAGCTGGACTTCAGACACCACAACTACAAGGAGATGAGGAAA CTCATGAAATCAGTGACCGAGGCCTGCCCTGACATTACACATATCTACAGCATCGGGAAGAGTCACATGGGTCTCAAGATGTACGTCATGGAGATCTCCGACCACCCTGGAAAGCATGAGCTGG GCGAGCCAGAGTTCCGCTATGTGGCTGGCATGCATGGGAATGAAGCCCTGGGCAGGGAGCTGCTTCTCAACCTGATGCAGTATATCTGTCAGGAGTACAAACTGGGAAACCAGCGCATCGTCCGGCTGGTCAAGGAGACACGCATCCACTTGCTGCCATCCATGAACCCCGATGGTTATGAAATGGCCTTCAAGAAG GGTTCCGAGTTGGCGGGGTGGGCGCTCGGTCGCTATAGCTACCAGGGCATCGACATGAACCACAACTTTGCTGACCTGAACAAAGTCATGTGGGATGCTGTTGAATTTGACTTCCAAAATAACGATAAGTCCAAACTCATCAACCACTACATCCCCATACCAGAGTACTATACCTCAGAGGACGCCTTC GTGGCCTTAGAGACGCGTGCTGTCATTAACTGGATGCAGAACATCCCATTCGTATTAAGTGCCAACCTCCACGGGGGTGAACTGGTGGTCACCTACCCCTTCGACAGGACTGAAGACTGGGCACCTCGCGATGACACCCCTACACCGGACAATAGTTTCTTCCGCTGGCTGGCCACGGTCTATGCCAGCACCAACCAGGTCATGTCGAATCCAGACCGCCGGCCTTGTCACAATGAAAACTTCCAACGCTACAACAACATCATCAACGGAGCCAACTGGCACACGGTCCAAGGAA GCATGAATGATTTCAGCTATCTACACACCAATTGCTTCGATGTGACAGTGGAGTTGTCCTGTGATAAGTTCCCCCATGCCAGTGAGCTGCCCATCGAGTGGGAGAACAACAAAGAGTCTTTACTGATCTACATGGAGCAG GTCCACAGAGGACTCAAGGGTGTGATCAGAGACAAAGACACAGAGGCTGGCATTGCAGATGCCATAATCAAAGTGGATGACATCGACCACCATATTAGATCAG TTGTTGACGGGGACTACTGGCGCCTGCTAAACCCGGGCGAGTACGAGGTCACGGTGAGCGCCGAGGGCTACAACCCATCCACACGTATGTGCCGTGTGATGTACGAGCATTACCCCACCATATGTGACTTCCGCCTCACCAAGACCCCCAAACAGAGGCTGAAGGAGATCCTGGCCAAGGGGGGCAAGCTCCCCAAAGACCTGCAGCTGAGGCTACGACAGCTGCGTCTGAGAAAACTGAGGGCCAGCACCAAGGCCATCAACAGTAGGCGTGCGGCTGCTAGCAGGAAGGCACGGGGGTCGTGA
- the LOC106611648 gene encoding probable carboxypeptidase X1 isoform X1: MWSGGRLNCQYSPGMSEGTVMAQALYFTFVLSCLICGSHGLVSSGNGTTTVRSVDYIKTTTVTPTEKRDSTTKPNTTQSNKSANAPAVKLTSTTTSKVLATTTRPPRTTTTANYSFNTEDLNEGIDKKVEKRVWNKEPEDEPLELAKWSTRSVKAVKKPKKIWKKAKKPKVLPKKRKPKVVKKSKPKIIGHPSLPVKPVGQCPPLGLESLRVKDTQLRASSYKRRGLGPHRGRLNIQSGIEDGDIYDGAWCAQYEDKKQWLEVDARRPTRFTGVILQGRSSIWSWDFILTYKVQFSNDTLVWQPAMNGTKEAVFEGNQDTETPALALFNESATVARYIRINPQSWYENGTICLRAEVLGCTLPDPNNIYAWQQTEQGTQDKLDFRHHNYKEMRKLMKSVTEACPDITHIYSIGKSHMGLKMYVMEISDHPGKHELGEPEFRYVAGMHGNEALGRELLLNLMQYICQEYKLGNQRIVRLVKETRIHLLPSMNPDGYEMAFKKGSELAGWALGRYSYQGIDMNHNFADLNKVMWDAVEFDFQNNDKSKLINHYIPIPEYYTSEDAFVALETRAVINWMQNIPFVLSANLHGGELVVTYPFDRTEDWAPRDDTPTPDNSFFRWLATVYASTNQVMSNPDRRPCHNENFQRYNNIINGANWHTVQGSMNDFSYLHTNCFDVTVELSCDKFPHASELPIEWENNKESLLIYMEQVHRGLKGVIRDKDTEAGIADAIIKVDDIDHHIRSVVDGDYWRLLNPGEYEVTVSAEGYNPSTRMCRVMYEHYPTICDFRLTKTPKQRLKEILAKGGKLPKDLQLRLRQLRLRKLRASTKAINSRRAAASRKARGS, translated from the exons ATGTGGAGTGGGGGACGTTTAAATTGTCAATATTCACCCGGAATGTCTGAAGGGACAGTTATGGCACAAGCCCTGTACTTTACCTTTGTTTTGTCGTGTTTGATATGTGGATCACATGGTCTCGTTTCATCTGGCAATGGCACAACTACAGTGAGGTCTGTGGATTATATTAAAACTACAACTGTTACTCCGACTGAGAAACGAGATTCTACAACTAAACCAAATACAACCCAGAGCAATAAAAGCGCCAACGCACCAGCGGTAAAGTTGACATCTACAACGACTTCAAAGGTACTGGCAACGACTACTAGACCACCGAGAACGACCACCACCGCTAACTATAGTTTCAACACAGAAGACTTAAATGAGGGTATCGACAAGAAAGTGGAAAAAAGAGTATGGAACAAAGAACCTGAGGATGAACCACTCGAATTAG CCAAGTGGTCCACCAGGAGTGTAAAGGCAGTAAAGAAGCCTAAAAAGATATGGAAGAAGGCCAAGAAACCCAAAGTCCTACCTAAGAAGCGCAAGCCCAAGGTTGTTAAAAAAAGCAAACCCAAAATCATTGGGCACCCTTCGCTGCCAGTGAAGCCAGTGGGAC AGTGCCCTCCGCTGGGGCTGGAGTCTCTGAGGGTGAAGGACACACAGCTGCGGGCCTCGTCCTACAAGCGCCGGGGACTTGGACCTCACCGCGGTCGACTCAACATCCAG TCGGGTATTGAGGACGGGGACATCTATGATGGGGCGTGGTGCGCCCAGTATGAGGATAAGAAACAGTGGCTGGAGGTGGATGCCCGGCGACCCACGCGCTTCACCGGGGTCATCCTGCAGGGACGCAGCTCAATCTGGAG TTGGGACTTCATACTCACCTACAAGGTCCAGTTCAGTAATGATACCCTGGTCTGGCAGCCAGCTATGAATGGGACTAAAGAGGCA GTATTTGAGGGGAACCAGGATACTGAAACTCCAGCGTTGGCCCTATTTAACGAGTCGGCAACAGTGGCGCGCTACATCCGCATCAATCCACAGAGCTGGTACGAGAACGGAACTATCTGTCTGAGAGCTGAGGTTCTGGGCTGTACCCTGCCAG ATCCCAACAACATCTACGCTTGGCAGCAGACGGAGCAAGGCACCCAAGACAAGCTGGACTTCAGACACCACAACTACAAGGAGATGAGGAAA CTCATGAAATCAGTGACCGAGGCCTGCCCTGACATTACACATATCTACAGCATCGGGAAGAGTCACATGGGTCTCAAGATGTACGTCATGGAGATCTCCGACCACCCTGGAAAGCATGAGCTGG GCGAGCCAGAGTTCCGCTATGTGGCTGGCATGCATGGGAATGAAGCCCTGGGCAGGGAGCTGCTTCTCAACCTGATGCAGTATATCTGTCAGGAGTACAAACTGGGAAACCAGCGCATCGTCCGGCTGGTCAAGGAGACACGCATCCACTTGCTGCCATCCATGAACCCCGATGGTTATGAAATGGCCTTCAAGAAG GGTTCCGAGTTGGCGGGGTGGGCGCTCGGTCGCTATAGCTACCAGGGCATCGACATGAACCACAACTTTGCTGACCTGAACAAAGTCATGTGGGATGCTGTTGAATTTGACTTCCAAAATAACGATAAGTCCAAACTCATCAACCACTACATCCCCATACCAGAGTACTATACCTCAGAGGACGCCTTC GTGGCCTTAGAGACGCGTGCTGTCATTAACTGGATGCAGAACATCCCATTCGTATTAAGTGCCAACCTCCACGGGGGTGAACTGGTGGTCACCTACCCCTTCGACAGGACTGAAGACTGGGCACCTCGCGATGACACCCCTACACCGGACAATAGTTTCTTCCGCTGGCTGGCCACGGTCTATGCCAGCACCAACCAGGTCATGTCGAATCCAGACCGCCGGCCTTGTCACAATGAAAACTTCCAACGCTACAACAACATCATCAACGGAGCCAACTGGCACACGGTCCAAGGAA GCATGAATGATTTCAGCTATCTACACACCAATTGCTTCGATGTGACAGTGGAGTTGTCCTGTGATAAGTTCCCCCATGCCAGTGAGCTGCCCATCGAGTGGGAGAACAACAAAGAGTCTTTACTGATCTACATGGAGCAG GTCCACAGAGGACTCAAGGGTGTGATCAGAGACAAAGACACAGAGGCTGGCATTGCAGATGCCATAATCAAAGTGGATGACATCGACCACCATATTAGATCAG TTGTTGACGGGGACTACTGGCGCCTGCTAAACCCGGGCGAGTACGAGGTCACGGTGAGCGCCGAGGGCTACAACCCATCCACACGTATGTGCCGTGTGATGTACGAGCATTACCCCACCATATGTGACTTCCGCCTCACCAAGACCCCCAAACAGAGGCTGAAGGAGATCCTGGCCAAGGGGGGCAAGCTCCCCAAAGACCTGCAGCTGAGGCTACGACAGCTGCGTCTGAGAAAACTGAGGGCCAGCACCAAGGCCATCAACAGTAGGCGTGCGGCTGCTAGCAGGAAGGCACGGGGGTCGTGA
- the LOC106611649 gene encoding cytochrome c oxidase assembly protein COX18, mitochondrial — protein MTVNVRPGSLRILHQISHLSSRPPIRSISHAPFACDHHKTYRSHVPLRVATLPRLRPSLPLESTLCFQPCRPASTANGTGWYESLADSTPVHLTEQLLISVHQTTGLPWWASIVCTTVALRTVVTLPLGAYQAVIIAKVEALQVEIAELAKRLRYEISVRAKEKGWTEKHCRYQFKKNLKRIVSELYVRDNCHPFKASLLVWVQLPMWVCLSLALRNLSLGVTDAATALQTELTVGGTLWFSDLTLPDSTWIMPVSLGLINLLITEVFALRRIEASKFQKYVTNFIRGISLLMIPIAATVPSSMALYWLSSSCVGLGHNLLLRSPRFQRLCRIPTTRSDSDTPYRDIASSFVSKYIK, from the exons ATGACCGTGAACGTGAGACCTGGCTCACTGCGGATATTACATCAAATCAGCCACCTGTCATCCAGACCTCCCATTCGAAGCATCTCCCACGCTCCCTTTGCCTGTGACCACCACAAAACATACCGCAGCCACGTTCCCCTTCGGGTGGCCACATTACCACGTCTCCGTCCTAGTCTGCCTCTCGAATCAACTTTATGCTTTCAGCCATGTAGACCAGCATCTACAgccaacggtacaggctggtatGAGAGCCTAGCAGACTCTACTCCTGTCCATCTGACTGAGCAGCTACTGATCTCTGTCCATCAGACCACAGGTCTACCATGGTGGGCCAGTATCGTATGCACCACTGTGGCCCTGAGGACAGTTGTCACACTGCCACTGGGAGCCTATCAGGCTGTCATCATAGCAAAG GTTGAAGCCCTGCAAGTGGAGATAGCGGAGCTGGCTAAGAGGCTGCGCTACGAGATCTCGGTGCGGGCCAAAGAGAAGGGCTGGACGGaaaaacactgccg ATACCAATTCAAGAAAAACCTGAAGAGGATAGTGTCTGAGCTGTACGTGAGGGATAACTGCCACCCCTTCAAGGCCAGTCTGCTGGTATGGGTGCAGCTGCCCATGTGGGTATGCCTCTCCCTGGCCCTGCGCAACCTGAGCCTGGGGGTGACTGATGCTGCCACCG cattgCAGACAGAGCTGACAGTAGGGGGAACTCTATGGTTCTCCGACCTGACATTGCCTGACTCTACCTGGATCATGCCTGTCTCTCTGGGCCTCATCAACCTGCTCATCACAGAG GTATTTGCTCTGCGGAGGATAGAAGCATCCAAGTTCCAGAAGTATGTGACCAACTTTATCAGAGGGATCTCTCTGTTGATGATACCCATAGCTGCCACCGTGCCCtcc TCCATGGCTCTGTACTGGCTAAGCTCCAGTTGTGTGGGACTGGGCCACAACCTGCTCCTGCGCTCGCCTCGCTTCCAGAGGCTGTGCCGCATCCCCACCACGCGCTCCGACTCGGACACGCCTTACAGGGACATCGCTTCCTCCTTTGTCTCCAAATACATCAAGTGA